In Oryza glaberrima chromosome 8, OglaRS2, whole genome shotgun sequence, the following are encoded in one genomic region:
- the LOC127782591 gene encoding sugar transport protein MST5 encodes MAGGAMVQTVGGKTYPGKMTAFVFFTCLVASSGGLIFGYDIGISGGVTSMDSFLSEFFPSVYAQAKASKDTNQYCKFDSQLLTLFTSSLYLAALATSFVAAWVTRVFGRKWSMFCGGVTFLAGSALNGAATDVMMLILGRILLGIGVGFANQSVPLYLSEMAPANLRGMLNIGFQLMTTIGILSANLINYATSSIEGGWGWRIGLGLAGVPALIITLGALVLPDTPNSLIARGYAGDAKRVLVKIRGTDDVHDEYDDMVAASEEAASIEHPWRNILHRKYRPQLTIAILIPCFQQLTGINVIMFYAPVLFLTIGFAGDASLMSAVITGLVNMFATVVSIISVDRLGRRVLFLQGGTQMFISQVVVGTLIALQFGVGGVGEMSRSYAILLVLFICMYVAGFAWSWGPLGWLVPSEVFALEIRSAGQSIAVCVNMMLTFVIGQAFLTMLCHLKFGLFYFFAGWMLVMTTFVALFLPETKGVPIEEMNHVWSRHWFWGSYVTAHDVAGGGGNRRSHNV; translated from the coding sequence atggcgggcgGCGCGATGGTCCAGACGGTGGGTGGCAAGACGTACCCGGGGAAGATGACCGCGTTCGTGTTCTTCACctgcctcgtcgcctcctccggcggccTCATCTTCGGCTACGACATCGGCATCTCCGGCGGCGTCACCTCCATGGACTCCTTCCTCAGCGAGTTCTTCCCGTCGGTGTACGCGCAGGCGAAGGCGAGCAAGGACACCAACCAGTACTGCAAGTTCGACAGCCAGCTGCTGACGCTCTTCACCTCGTCGCTGTACCTGGCGGCGCTGGCGACGTCGTTCGTGGCGGCGTGGGTCACCCGGGTGTTCGGCCGGAAGTGGTCCATGTTCTGCGGCGGCGTCACCTTCCTCGCCGGCTCGGCGCTCAacggcgccgccaccgacgtCATGATGCTCATCCTCGGCCGCATCCTCCTCGGCATCGGCGTCGGCTTCGCCAACCAGTCCGTGCCGCTCTACCTGTCGGAGATGGCGCCGGCGAACCTCCGCGGGATGCTCAACATCGGCTTCCAGCTCATGACCACCATCGGCATCCTCTCCGCCAATCTCATCAACTACGCGACGTCGAGCATCGAGGGCGGGTGGGGGTGGCGCatcggcctcggcctcgccggcgtgcCCGCGCTCATCATCACGCTCGGCGCGCTCGTCCTCCCGGACACCCCAAACTCCCTCATCGCCCGCGGCTACGCCGGCGACGCCAAGCGCGTCCTCGTCAAGATCCGCGGCACGGACGACGTCCACGACGAGTACGACGACATGGTAGCGGCAAGCGAAGAAGCCGCCTCGATCGAGCACCCATGGCGGAACATCCTCCATCGCAAGTACCGCCCGCAGCTCACCATCGCCATCCTCATCCCGTGCTTCCAACAGCTCACCGGCATCAACGTGATCATGTTCTACGCGCCGGTGCTCTTCCTCACCATCggcttcgccggcgacgcgtcGCTCATGTCCGCCGTGATCACGGGCCTCGTCAACATGTTCGCCACCGTCGTCTCGATCATCTCCGTGgaccgcctcggccgccgcgtgCTGTTCCTCCAGGGCGGCACGCAGATGTTCATCTCCCAGGTGGTGGTCGGGACGCTGATCGCGCTCCAGTTCGGCGTCGGGGGCGTCGGCGAGATGTCGCGGTCGTACGCCATCTTGCTCGTGCTGTTCATCTGCATGTACGTGGCCGGGTTCGCGTGGTCGTGGGGGCCCCTGGGGTGGCTGGTGCCGAGCGAGGTGTTCGCGCTGGAGATCAGGTCGGCGGGGCAGAGCATCGCGGTGTGCGTGAACATGATGCTGACGTTCGTCATCGGGCAGGCGTTCCTCACCATGCTGTGCCACCTCAAGTTCGGCCTCTTCTACTTCTTCGCCGGGTGGATGCTGGTCATGACCACCTTCGTCGCGCTCTTCCTGCCGGAGACCAAGGGGGTGCCCATCGAGGAGATGAACCACGTCTGGAGCCGGCACTGGTTCTGGGGCAGCTACGTCACCGCCCACGacgtcgccggaggaggaggaaaccgCAGAAGCCACAACGTCTAG